The following coding sequences lie in one Mesorhizobium sp. DCY119 genomic window:
- the cml gene encoding CmlA/FloR family chloramphenicol efflux MFS transporter, whose product MPYQNSPSPTPKAWNYALPSALLLMAPFDILASLAMDIYLPFVPAMPGILGTTPAVVQLTLSLYMIMLGLGQIVFGPISDRIGRRPVLIGGALLFAASSFLLAGTSSAAIFVVLRLLQAAGASAALVATFATVRDVYAERPEGAVIYSLFSSMLAFVPALGPIAGAVIADHLGWRFIFVTLGVLAVLASLNAMPRWHETRPAGTSAKRPAFRPILKSFTFWTYTLGFSAAMGAFFVFFSTAPRVLIGRAGFSEMGFSIAFATAALVMIATTRFAKRFVARWGIAGSLARGMAMLLLGAALLVAGQCLFEPSFWTFVLPMWVISVGIVFAGSVSANGALQAFGDVAGTAVALYFCVQSLIVGIIGTLLVVLLGGDTAWPLAGYCMVMALVTLGMLALLQSRQST is encoded by the coding sequence GTGCCTTATCAAAACTCCCCTTCTCCCACGCCGAAGGCGTGGAACTACGCCCTGCCCTCAGCCCTGCTGCTGATGGCGCCCTTCGACATCCTGGCCTCGCTGGCCATGGATATTTACCTCCCGTTCGTTCCGGCGATGCCCGGCATCCTCGGCACCACGCCGGCGGTCGTGCAACTGACGCTGAGCCTCTACATGATCATGCTCGGGCTCGGCCAGATCGTCTTCGGGCCTATCTCCGATCGCATCGGCCGCCGTCCGGTGCTGATCGGCGGGGCGCTGCTCTTTGCGGCGAGTTCGTTCCTGCTTGCCGGCACCTCGTCGGCTGCGATCTTCGTCGTGCTGCGCCTGCTGCAGGCGGCGGGCGCGTCGGCGGCACTGGTCGCCACCTTTGCCACGGTTCGCGATGTCTATGCCGAGCGGCCGGAAGGTGCTGTCATCTACAGCCTGTTCAGCTCCATGCTGGCTTTCGTGCCGGCGCTCGGCCCGATCGCCGGCGCAGTGATTGCCGATCATCTCGGCTGGCGTTTCATCTTCGTCACGCTCGGCGTGCTGGCAGTCTTGGCTTCGCTGAATGCGATGCCGCGATGGCATGAAACGCGGCCTGCAGGCACGTCGGCAAAGCGGCCGGCTTTCAGGCCGATCCTGAAGAGTTTTACGTTCTGGACCTACACGCTCGGCTTCAGTGCGGCGATGGGCGCGTTCTTCGTCTTCTTCTCGACGGCGCCGCGCGTGCTTATCGGCCGTGCCGGCTTCTCCGAGATGGGATTCAGCATCGCCTTCGCCACCGCGGCACTTGTGATGATCGCCACCACGCGCTTCGCCAAACGCTTCGTCGCGCGTTGGGGCATTGCCGGCAGCCTTGCTCGCGGCATGGCGATGCTGCTTCTCGGTGCGGCGCTGCTGGTGGCGGGACAGTGCTTGTTCGAACCGTCCTTCTGGACCTTTGTCCTGCCGATGTGGGTCATCTCGGTTGGCATCGTCTTCGCCGGCTCAGTTAGCGCAAACGGCGCGCTGCAGGCGTTCGGCGATGTCGCAGGTACTGCGGTCGCGCTTTATTTCTGCGTCCAGAGCCTGATCGTCGGTATCATCGGCACGCTATTGGTCGTGCTGCTCGGCGGCGACACGGCATGGCCGCTGGCCGGCTATTGCATGGTCATGGCGCTGGTCACGCTGGGCATGCTCGCGCTGTTGCAAAGCCGGCAAAGCACCTGA
- a CDS encoding FAD-binding oxidoreductase translates to MTSRRSSVVIVGAGIVGASIAYHLARLNVAVTLVDRAKPAGGVTHRSFAWINVSHGLPETYPELRKRGIGEWHRLESELSGRLRVDWSGALTWHANSIDTERLAHDSAAMGHDVRLIRRDEIAALEPNLKNLPDSAAFAAGEGAIDPVAVTELLVQAAREAGADIRLDTEVLSLATQDSGVTGVVTSAGKIEADAVVLAAGVGTKTLSQPLGLTLPLDASPCILMRFRTPRRLVSRVVCNQHMEIRPQTDTTMVGAEDYIDASAENGPEAVAQRALAAIRQQLVGGEEVELMDVQVGIRPVPADGLPIVGWVPRIAGLYLSVMHVGVMLAPLIGRLASSEIAHGVEDPLLAPYRSSRF, encoded by the coding sequence ATGACATCACGGCGATCAAGCGTCGTTATCGTGGGAGCCGGGATTGTCGGCGCTTCCATCGCCTATCATCTGGCCAGGCTGAATGTGGCGGTTACGCTTGTCGACAGGGCAAAGCCTGCCGGCGGCGTGACGCATCGGTCGTTCGCATGGATCAACGTGTCCCACGGCCTGCCCGAGACCTATCCGGAACTGCGCAAGCGGGGCATCGGCGAGTGGCACAGGCTGGAAAGCGAGCTGAGCGGGCGGCTTCGGGTCGACTGGTCAGGTGCATTGACCTGGCACGCCAATTCCATCGATACCGAACGCCTTGCTCACGACAGCGCCGCCATGGGGCATGACGTGCGGCTCATTCGGCGCGACGAGATAGCCGCCCTTGAACCGAACCTGAAGAACCTGCCCGACAGTGCCGCCTTCGCAGCAGGCGAAGGCGCTATCGATCCCGTGGCTGTAACGGAGCTTCTCGTTCAGGCGGCAAGGGAGGCAGGCGCCGATATCCGGCTCGATACCGAAGTCCTGTCCCTGGCTACGCAGGATTCGGGGGTGACCGGCGTTGTGACTTCCGCCGGCAAGATCGAGGCGGACGCCGTCGTGCTGGCGGCAGGCGTTGGGACAAAGACCTTGTCCCAACCGCTCGGCCTCACGCTGCCGCTGGACGCCTCGCCCTGCATCCTGATGCGCTTTCGCACGCCTCGCCGCCTGGTCAGCCGGGTGGTGTGCAACCAGCACATGGAGATACGGCCCCAGACCGATACGACCATGGTCGGCGCGGAAGATTATATCGACGCCTCCGCGGAGAACGGACCTGAGGCCGTGGCGCAGCGCGCGCTGGCCGCAATCAGGCAGCAGCTCGTCGGTGGCGAGGAAGTCGAACTGATGGATGTCCAGGTCGGTATAAGGCCCGTTCCAGCAGATGGTTTACCCATTGTCGGATGGGTTCCCAGGATCGCCGGCTTGTATCTGTCCGTCATGCATGTCGGAGTGATGCTGGCCCCGTTGATCGGGCGGCTCGCATCATCGGAAATAGCTCATGGCGTGGAAGATCCGCTGCTTGCGCCATACAGGTCGAGCCGGTTCTGA
- a CDS encoding permease, whose translation MDFMRLLKSLEELLYELASWLLFYPLTMWRTLRRPTAMMRYADVELADTQAEQYIDTLSPPLFLLITLLLAHGIELSLRDAAPWVLPAILASDSNLLIFRGVAFSIFPLLMSLKMLRHRGIRLDRHTLKPPFYSQCYVAAPFAFSFSLLGSLSRMHNPTVVASGMVIFAISLIWYVVIETRWFASHLKLSTGRAAFMVIVTVCQAILIMFLAGAAIVYGLGSGITR comes from the coding sequence ATGGATTTCATGCGATTGCTGAAGTCGCTCGAGGAACTCCTCTATGAGCTGGCGTCATGGCTGCTGTTCTATCCGCTGACCATGTGGCGAACGTTGCGCCGTCCGACAGCGATGATGCGCTACGCCGACGTGGAGCTCGCCGATACACAGGCCGAGCAATATATCGACACGCTGAGCCCGCCGCTGTTCCTGCTCATCACCTTGCTGCTTGCGCACGGAATAGAGCTCAGCCTGCGCGATGCCGCCCCATGGGTGCTGCCTGCGATCCTGGCCAGCGATTCCAACCTGCTGATCTTTCGCGGTGTCGCGTTCAGCATCTTTCCGCTGCTGATGTCCCTGAAGATGCTGCGCCACCGCGGCATCCGGCTCGACCGCCATACGCTCAAGCCGCCCTTTTACAGCCAGTGCTATGTCGCCGCACCTTTCGCCTTTTCGTTCAGCCTGCTCGGGTCCCTGTCGCGCATGCACAACCCCACCGTGGTCGCATCGGGGATGGTTATCTTCGCCATCTCCCTGATCTGGTACGTGGTGATCGAGACGCGCTGGTTCGCGTCCCATCTCAAACTGTCGACCGGACGCGCGGCGTTCATGGTGATCGTCACGGTTTGCCAGGCGATACTGATCATGTTCCTGGCCGGAGCGGCCATCGTCTATGGTCTGGGCTCCGGCATCACTCGGTGA
- a CDS encoding SRPBCC family protein, whose product MELKFNVSARVSKPVAEVFEAVVDPAQLSRYFTTGGAKGRLETGATVTWDFHDFPGAFPVHVVEVEKDRKIVLQWEANEGAPSDGEAAVTASTGYMTTVTMTFESLEGNRTLVSIAEEGWRETPTGLKASYGNCQGWSQMLCALKIWLEHGINLREGMYK is encoded by the coding sequence ATGGAACTGAAGTTCAATGTCAGTGCACGGGTCTCGAAACCTGTTGCTGAAGTCTTCGAAGCAGTGGTCGATCCCGCCCAGCTGTCGCGCTATTTCACCACCGGCGGCGCCAAGGGGCGGCTTGAGACGGGCGCCACCGTCACCTGGGACTTTCATGACTTTCCCGGCGCCTTTCCGGTCCATGTCGTCGAGGTCGAGAAGGACCGCAAGATCGTCCTGCAATGGGAGGCCAATGAGGGCGCGCCGTCGGACGGCGAGGCGGCGGTCACCGCATCCACCGGCTACATGACCACGGTGACGATGACGTTTGAGTCGCTAGAGGGTAACCGCACGCTGGTCTCCATCGCCGAGGAAGGCTGGCGCGAGACGCCGACCGGCCTGAAGGCCTCCTACGGCAATTGCCAGGGCTGGTCGCAGATGCTGTGCGCGCTGAAAATCTGGCTCGAGCACGGCATCAACCTGCGCGAAGGCATGTACAAATAG
- a CDS encoding EAL domain-containing protein has protein sequence MEMRRSRIIATGVLLALLGAAIPIAAMAYMSWAIAVQKEQALLTLFADRTIVRANNTFREAKDALDAVEATPFIPCSEEHIARMRLLTVNTPAIEEMGYFENGFLKCTSWGQTAGKIALTPADYVTPDGLDVKLRIAPRVTRGNPMMALRRGRHNVLVVPSRFVDVLVDDSMSLALTNDQGTLIDTLNAPDAALVKSAIGNPQDGMTDDALYAVARDTGLVAVVTEPKAKLAGKLRQEQMFLLPIGAFIAAFIVGVVVWLSRKQLSPLGELAIAVRNREFIVHYQPIVELKSGICVGAEALVRWKRPDGSIVRPDLFIPLAEESGLIMPITDQVFEAIVFDLNRMLVEDRTLHIAINICAADIKSGRILDFIEDRLRHTGIRPTQIWLEATERGFIDIDAARVTLGRARAFGHSVAIDDFGTGYSSLQYLQGLPMDALKIDKSFVDTVGKNTATSSVTSHIIDMAKALGLYTVAEGIETAGQADYLKAQGVDFGQGWLFSRALPAAEFIAYHRRSKETYGTAPEVIQVLAVAGSARG, from the coding sequence ATGGAAATGCGACGCTCCCGCATTATCGCGACAGGTGTCCTGCTGGCTTTGCTCGGCGCTGCAATCCCCATTGCCGCGATGGCCTATATGTCGTGGGCGATTGCGGTGCAGAAGGAGCAAGCCCTCCTGACGCTGTTTGCCGATCGCACGATCGTGCGGGCGAACAACACCTTCCGCGAAGCGAAAGACGCGCTCGATGCCGTCGAAGCCACGCCGTTCATCCCCTGTTCGGAAGAGCACATCGCGCGCATGCGGCTCCTCACGGTCAATACACCTGCCATTGAGGAAATGGGGTATTTCGAAAACGGTTTCCTCAAATGCACGTCCTGGGGACAGACGGCAGGTAAAATCGCGCTGACGCCTGCAGACTATGTGACGCCGGACGGGCTGGACGTGAAATTGCGGATAGCGCCGCGGGTCACCCGAGGCAACCCGATGATGGCTCTGCGTCGTGGCAGGCACAATGTTCTCGTCGTGCCCTCACGCTTTGTCGATGTCCTGGTCGACGACAGCATGTCGCTGGCGCTGACCAACGACCAGGGCACGCTGATCGATACGCTCAACGCCCCGGACGCAGCGCTCGTCAAATCCGCGATCGGCAATCCGCAGGACGGCATGACCGACGACGCACTGTACGCCGTGGCGCGCGACACCGGCCTTGTCGCGGTCGTCACCGAACCGAAAGCGAAACTCGCCGGCAAACTTCGACAGGAGCAAATGTTTCTCCTGCCCATCGGGGCATTCATCGCGGCCTTCATCGTCGGCGTCGTCGTCTGGCTGTCGCGAAAACAGCTTTCGCCGCTGGGTGAGCTTGCGATCGCCGTGCGCAATCGCGAATTCATCGTGCACTACCAGCCTATCGTCGAACTCAAGTCCGGCATATGCGTCGGCGCGGAGGCGCTGGTGCGCTGGAAGCGCCCCGATGGCAGCATCGTCCGCCCCGATCTGTTCATTCCGCTGGCGGAAGAGAGCGGCCTGATCATGCCGATCACCGATCAGGTTTTCGAGGCCATCGTCTTCGACCTGAACCGGATGCTGGTCGAGGACCGTACGCTCCACATCGCCATCAACATCTGCGCCGCCGACATCAAGTCCGGCCGAATTCTCGATTTCATAGAAGACAGGCTGCGCCACACCGGCATCAGGCCGACGCAGATATGGCTGGAGGCGACCGAGCGCGGCTTCATCGACATCGACGCCGCGCGCGTGACGCTCGGCCGGGCGCGCGCGTTCGGTCATTCGGTGGCGATCGACGATTTCGGCACCGGCTATTCCAGCCTGCAATATCTCCAGGGCCTGCCGATGGATGCGCTGAAAATCGACAAGTCCTTCGTCGACACGGTCGGCAAGAACACGGCCACAAGCTCGGTGACGTCCCACATCATCGACATGGCGAAGGCGCTCGGCCTCTATACGGTGGCGGAGGGCATCGAGACCGCAGGACAGGCGGACTACCTCAAAGCGCAGGGCGTCGATTTCGGGCAGGGATGGCTGTTCTCCAGGGCGCTGCCTGCCGCCGAATTCATCGCCTATCATCGCCGCAGCAAGGAGACTTACGGCACGGCGCCCGAGGTCATTCAGGTGCTGGCCGTTGCCGGATCGGCCCGAGGCTGA
- a CDS encoding metalloregulator ArsR/SmtB family transcription factor yields the protein MSSDGENDMIFKALAASTRRSILDVLKDDPQTTGELCTRFPALDRCTVMQHLKVLEEADLIIVRREGRERWNHLNPLPIKHIHDRWIGPYAAYATEVLDRLKTDLEETL from the coding sequence ATGTCAAGCGATGGTGAAAACGACATGATTTTCAAGGCGTTGGCGGCGTCGACCCGACGCTCGATCCTCGATGTGCTCAAGGATGATCCCCAGACGACTGGCGAGCTTTGCACCCGCTTTCCCGCACTCGATCGCTGCACGGTGATGCAGCATCTGAAGGTGCTGGAGGAGGCGGACCTGATCATCGTGCGCCGCGAGGGGCGTGAGCGCTGGAACCATCTCAACCCCCTGCCGATCAAGCACATCCACGATCGCTGGATCGGGCCTTACGCGGCCTACGCAACCGAGGTGCTGGACCGGCTGAAGACCGATCTGGAGGAGACGCTGTGA